A single region of the Brassica rapa cultivar Chiifu-401-42 chromosome A03, CAAS_Brap_v3.01, whole genome shotgun sequence genome encodes:
- the LOC103858482 gene encoding uncharacterized protein LOC103858482 isoform X4, translating to MEKREPSLVPEWLRSAGNGSSVGSKNHILSSSARSDSSLLLNNSKTRNPRTKATDVDSPPFLDRSCSTNARRGSTKNAYSNFNVQRSNRDKDRSSRESYIDYPWDHDTCFPFGTILNEVQLRRSNSMTTRKQDDHPRFSMGFKDGRSIYNRNGMLPPAKSSERNEDAVRISSPCLSPAVAGNSGLTPGEHWTSALAEVPIVIDKSASDPVAANVATLTGQTRNMAEALLQPPRTSTPPQIQRLEDRALKLIPVLPSTPKGSVLSSSDKSKTKPMARSGETGLASFRNTHQQSSIRLGNLPSNSGSQIKPDTTKKMVVLKPAVKESASPRPTNNSLAAAAASQMIAAPSAPSTSSAQSTNNPRELKGASVNMPAEKKLSLAQTQSRNAFFSTLKKKKTSTNISTSSCTISKELVASDPSSVERDDMVMERVEKVSERVSVFESTDLPDEKEAEFLKSLGWDENNTEVEALTDEEIRAFYEQHKEVKPSLLQTLPTIKEATEDATPNS from the exons ATGGAGAAACGTGAACCCTCTTTGGTACCTGAATGGCTGAGAAGTGCAGGGAATGGTTCTAGTGTTGGGAGTAAAAATCACATTCTATCATCTTCTGCTCGCTCAG aTTCTTCTTTGTTACTTAATAACAGCAAGACTAGGAACCCTAGGACCAAAGCCACCGATGTTGATTCTCCTCCTTTTCTTGACCGGTCTTGTTCCACCAATGCCCGGAGGGGCTCTACAAAAAATGCATATAGCAACTTCAATGTTCAAAGGAGCAATAGAGATAAAGATCGGAGCAGCAGGGAGAGCTACATAGACTACCCATGGGACCATGATACTTGTTTCCCTTTCGGTACCATCTTAAATGAAGTGCAGTTAAGGCGTTCTAATTCAATGACAACTAGGAAACAGGACGACCACCCACGGTTTTCTATGGGTTTCAAAGACGGTAGAAGCATTTACAACAGAAATGGTATGCTTCCTCCTGCAAAGAGCTCTGAGAGGAATGAAGACGCTGTAAGAATTTCATCTCCTTGTCTAAGTCCTGCTGTTGCTGGTAACTCAGGCTTGACTCCTGGGGAACATTGGACATCGGCTCTGGCAGAGGTTCCCATTGTTATTGACAAGAGTGCTTCTGACCCCGTTGCTGCTAATGTTGCTACCTTAACGGGACAGACTCGTAACATGGCTGAAGCATTGTTGCAGCCTCCTAGAACTAGTACACCTCCCCAG ATACAGAGACTTGAGGACCGAGCTCTTAAGCTAATACCGGTTCTGCCTTCTACACCAAAGGGCtca GTTCTGAGTTCTTCTGATAAATCCAAGACCAAACCAATGGCTCGAAGTGGTGAAACTGGTCTTGCTTCGTTTAGAAACACCCACCAGCAATCCTCTATTCGGCTAGGTAATCTCCCTTCTAATTCTGGTAGTCAGATCAAGCCTGATACTACTAAGAAGATGGTGGTTCTCAAACCTGCCGTCAAAGAATCTGCAAGTCCACGTCCTACAAACAACAGCctggctgctgctgctgctagcCAGATGATCGCTGCTCCATCTGCACCATCCACTTCTTCTGCGCAAAGTACAAACAATCCAAGGGAGCTCAAGGGAGCCTCGGTAAACATGCCAGCAGAAAAGAAGCTTTCCCTGGCTCAAACTCAGAGCAGGAATGCATTTTTCAGTactttgaagaagaagaagacatctACAAACATCTCAACTAGCTCTTGCACCATCTCTAAGGAGCTTGTAGCTAGTGACCCTTCAAGTGTAGAAAGAGATGACATGGTCATGGAAAGGGTCGAGAAAGTTTCTGAGAGGGTTAGCGTTTTTGAATCGACAGACCTTCCAGATGAAAAAGAGGCCGAGTTCCTTAAATCCCTTGGGTGGGACGAAAACAATACTGAGGTAGAAGCCCTTACAGACGAGGAGATCAGAGCCTTCTATGAACAG CACAAGGAGGTGAAGCCATCACTGTTGCAAACGCTGCCTACCATTAAAGAGGCAACTGAGGACGCAACTCCCAACTCGTGA
- the LOC103858482 gene encoding uncharacterized protein LOC103858482 isoform X3, translating into MEKREPSLVPEWLRSTGNGSSVGSKNHILSSSARSDSSLLLNNSKTRNPRTKATDVDSPPFLDRSCSTNARRGSTKNAYSNFNVQRSNRDKDRSSRESYIDYPWDHDTCFPFGTILNEVQLRRSNSMTTRKQDDHPRFSMGFKDGRSIYNRNGMLPPAKSSERNEDAVRISSPCLSPAVAGNSGLTPGEHWTSALAEVPIVIDKSASDPVAANVATLTGQTRNMAEALLQPPRTSTPPQESSKIQRLEDRALKLIPVLPSTPKGSVLSSSDKSKTKPMARSGETGLASFRNTHQQSSIRLGNLPSNSGSQIKPDTTKKMVVLKPAVKESASPRPTNNSLAAAAASQMIAAPSAPSTSSAQSTNNPRELKGASVNMPAEKKLSLAQTQSRNAFFSTLKKKKTSTNISTSSCTISKELVASDPSSVERDDMVMERVEKVSERVSVFESTDLPDEKEAEFLKSLGWDENNTEVEALTDEEIRAFYEQHKEVKPSLLQTLPTIKEATEDATPNS; encoded by the exons aTTCTTCTTTGTTACTTAATAACAGCAAGACTAGGAACCCTAGGACCAAAGCCACCGATGTTGATTCTCCTCCTTTTCTTGACCGGTCTTGTTCCACCAATGCCCGGAGGGGCTCTACAAAAAATGCATATAGCAACTTCAATGTTCAAAGGAGCAATAGAGATAAAGATCGGAGCAGCAGGGAGAGCTACATAGACTACCCATGGGACCATGATACTTGTTTCCCTTTCGGTACCATCTTAAATGAAGTGCAGTTAAGGCGTTCTAATTCAATGACAACTAGGAAACAGGACGACCACCCACGGTTTTCTATGGGTTTCAAAGACGGTAGAAGCATTTACAACAGAAATGGTATGCTTCCTCCTGCAAAGAGCTCTGAGAGGAATGAAGACGCTGTAAGAATTTCATCTCCTTGTCTAAGTCCTGCTGTTGCTGGTAACTCAGGCTTGACTCCTGGGGAACATTGGACATCGGCTCTGGCAGAGGTTCCCATTGTTATTGACAAGAGTGCTTCTGACCCCGTTGCTGCTAATGTTGCTACCTTAACGGGACAGACTCGTAACATGGCTGAAGCATTGTTGCAGCCTCCTAGAACTAGTACACCTCCCCAG GAATCTTCAAAGATACAGAGACTTGAGGACCGAGCTCTTAAGCTAATACCGGTTCTGCCTTCTACACCAAAGGGCtca GTTCTGAGTTCTTCTGATAAATCCAAGACCAAACCAATGGCTCGAAGTGGTGAAACTGGTCTTGCTTCGTTTAGAAACACCCACCAGCAATCCTCTATTCGGCTAGGTAATCTCCCTTCTAATTCTGGTAGTCAGATCAAGCCTGATACTACTAAGAAGATGGTGGTTCTCAAACCTGCCGTCAAAGAATCTGCAAGTCCACGTCCTACAAACAACAGCctggctgctgctgctgctagcCAGATGATCGCTGCTCCATCTGCACCATCCACTTCTTCTGCGCAAAGTACAAACAATCCAAGGGAGCTCAAGGGAGCCTCGGTAAACATGCCAGCAGAAAAGAAGCTTTCCCTGGCTCAAACTCAGAGCAGGAATGCATTTTTCAGTactttgaagaagaagaagacatctACAAACATCTCAACTAGCTCTTGCACCATCTCTAAGGAGCTTGTAGCTAGTGACCCTTCAAGTGTAGAAAGAGATGACATGGTCATGGAAAGGGTCGAGAAAGTTTCTGAGAGGGTTAGCGTTTTTGAATCGACAGACCTTCCAGATGAAAAAGAGGCCGAGTTCCTTAAATCCCTTGGGTGGGACGAAAACAATACTGAGGTAGAAGCCCTTACAGACGAGGAGATCAGAGCCTTCTATGAACAG CACAAGGAGGTGAAGCCATCACTGTTGCAAACGCTGCCTACCATTAAAGAGGCAACTGAGGACGCAACTCCCAACTCGTGA
- the LOC103858482 gene encoding uncharacterized protein LOC103858482 isoform X2, with product MEKREPSLVPEWLRSAGNGSSVGSKNHILSSSARSDSSLLLNNSKTRNPRTKATDVDSPPFLDRSCSTNARRGSTKNAYSNFNVQRSNRDKDRSSRESYIDYPWDHDTCFPFGTILNEVQLRRSNSMTTRKQDDHPRFSMGFKDGRSIYNRNGMLPPAKSSERNEDAVRISSPCLSPAVAGNSGLTPGEHWTSALAEVPIVIDKSASDPVAANVATLTGQTRNMAEALLQPPRTSTPPQESSKIQRLEDRALKLIPVLPSTPKGSVLSSSDKSKTKPMARSGETGLASFRNTHQQSSIRLGNLPSNSGSQIKPDTTKKMVVLKPAVKESASPRPTNNSLAAAAASQMIAAPSAPSTSSAQSTNNPRELKGASVNMPAEKKLSLAQTQSRNAFFSTLKKKKTSTNISTSSCTISKELVASDPSSVERDDMVMERVEKVSERVSVFESTDLPDEKEAEFLKSLGWDENNTEVEALTDEEIRAFYEQHKEVKPSLLQTLPTIKEATEDATPNS from the exons ATGGAGAAACGTGAACCCTCTTTGGTACCTGAATGGCTGAGAAGTGCAGGGAATGGTTCTAGTGTTGGGAGTAAAAATCACATTCTATCATCTTCTGCTCGCTCAG aTTCTTCTTTGTTACTTAATAACAGCAAGACTAGGAACCCTAGGACCAAAGCCACCGATGTTGATTCTCCTCCTTTTCTTGACCGGTCTTGTTCCACCAATGCCCGGAGGGGCTCTACAAAAAATGCATATAGCAACTTCAATGTTCAAAGGAGCAATAGAGATAAAGATCGGAGCAGCAGGGAGAGCTACATAGACTACCCATGGGACCATGATACTTGTTTCCCTTTCGGTACCATCTTAAATGAAGTGCAGTTAAGGCGTTCTAATTCAATGACAACTAGGAAACAGGACGACCACCCACGGTTTTCTATGGGTTTCAAAGACGGTAGAAGCATTTACAACAGAAATGGTATGCTTCCTCCTGCAAAGAGCTCTGAGAGGAATGAAGACGCTGTAAGAATTTCATCTCCTTGTCTAAGTCCTGCTGTTGCTGGTAACTCAGGCTTGACTCCTGGGGAACATTGGACATCGGCTCTGGCAGAGGTTCCCATTGTTATTGACAAGAGTGCTTCTGACCCCGTTGCTGCTAATGTTGCTACCTTAACGGGACAGACTCGTAACATGGCTGAAGCATTGTTGCAGCCTCCTAGAACTAGTACACCTCCCCAG GAATCTTCAAAGATACAGAGACTTGAGGACCGAGCTCTTAAGCTAATACCGGTTCTGCCTTCTACACCAAAGGGCtca GTTCTGAGTTCTTCTGATAAATCCAAGACCAAACCAATGGCTCGAAGTGGTGAAACTGGTCTTGCTTCGTTTAGAAACACCCACCAGCAATCCTCTATTCGGCTAGGTAATCTCCCTTCTAATTCTGGTAGTCAGATCAAGCCTGATACTACTAAGAAGATGGTGGTTCTCAAACCTGCCGTCAAAGAATCTGCAAGTCCACGTCCTACAAACAACAGCctggctgctgctgctgctagcCAGATGATCGCTGCTCCATCTGCACCATCCACTTCTTCTGCGCAAAGTACAAACAATCCAAGGGAGCTCAAGGGAGCCTCGGTAAACATGCCAGCAGAAAAGAAGCTTTCCCTGGCTCAAACTCAGAGCAGGAATGCATTTTTCAGTactttgaagaagaagaagacatctACAAACATCTCAACTAGCTCTTGCACCATCTCTAAGGAGCTTGTAGCTAGTGACCCTTCAAGTGTAGAAAGAGATGACATGGTCATGGAAAGGGTCGAGAAAGTTTCTGAGAGGGTTAGCGTTTTTGAATCGACAGACCTTCCAGATGAAAAAGAGGCCGAGTTCCTTAAATCCCTTGGGTGGGACGAAAACAATACTGAGGTAGAAGCCCTTACAGACGAGGAGATCAGAGCCTTCTATGAACAG CACAAGGAGGTGAAGCCATCACTGTTGCAAACGCTGCCTACCATTAAAGAGGCAACTGAGGACGCAACTCCCAACTCGTGA
- the LOC103858484 gene encoding uncharacterized protein LOC103858484: MEKREPSFVPEWLRSSGNGSGVGSKNHIQSSSARSDNNKSRNPRTETDVDSVRSPFLDRSSSTDARRRFSNGSTKNAYRNFNVQRRGKDRRMEKDRPTYKDPWHRDSCFPFSTFLDGRNQEQLRRSNSMTTRKHDYHLAQGFSMGFKNPTSSKDFPRLKTEERNEGGSDAVRISSPGLSLAVESLSVDDDSGMTAGEGRTSAPAEVPNVIKKSGSDSDITSNTLMGQTRNMAEALLQPPRTGTFPQGYSMIKRLEDQALKLIPVVPSAPKGSVSKTKPMVRSGAIGLASFRNTHQQSSIRLGNLHSNYGKPDSTKKLVILKPAVKESGGPSRITNSVAAGFQMIAAPPAPFITSVAQTQSRNAFYSALKKKTSTNISTSFCIFPSVEEKADISKELVASNPSCVHAAERDDGFEPADLPDEEEAEFLKSLGWDENNTEVEALTDEEIRAFYEQHKKLKPSLMKKLPIITEATEDANPSS; this comes from the exons ATGGAGAAACGTGAACCCTCTTTCGTACCTGAATGGTTGAGAAGTTCAGGGAATGGTTCTGGTGTTGGGAGTAAAAATCATATTCAGTCATCTTCTGCTCGCTCAG ATAATAACAAGAGTAGGAACCCTAGGACAGAAACCGATGTTGATTCAGTTCGGTCTCCTTTTCTCGATCGGTCTTCTTCCACCGATGCACGGAGGAGGTTTAGTAATGGGTCTACCAAAAATGCATATAGGAATTTCAATGTTCAAAGGAGAGGTAAAGATCGGAGAATGGAAAAAGATAGGCCGACCTACAAAGACCCGTGGCACCGAGATTCTTGTTTCCCTTTCAGTACCTTCTTAGATGGAAGGAATCAAGAGCAGTTAAGACGATCAAATTCAATGACAACAAGGAAACATGACTACCACTTGGCTCAAGGGTTTTCTATGGGATTCAAAAATCCAACGAGCTCCAAGGATTTTCCTAGGCTTAAAACCGAAGAGAGGAATGAAGGAGGCTCAGACGCTGTAAGAATCTCATCTCCTGGTCTAAGTCTTGCTGTAGAGAGCTTGTCTGTTGATGATGACTCAGGCATGACTGCTGGGGAAGGTAGGACATCGGCTCCAGCGGAGGTTCCCAATGTTATTAAGAAGAGTGGTTCTGATTCTGATATTACTTCAAATACCTTAATGGGACAGACTCGTAACATGGCCGAAGCATTGCTGCAGCCTCCTAGAACTGGTACATTTCCTcag GGATATTCAATGATAAAAAGACTTGAGGACCAAGCTCTTAAGCTAATACCGGTTGTCCCTTCTGCACCAAAGGGCTCA GTTTCCAAGACCAAACCAATGGTTCGAAGTGGTGCAATTGGTCTTGCTTCTTTTAGAAATACCCACCAGCAATCCTCTATTCGGCTAGGTAATCTTCATTCTAATTATGGTAAGCCTGATAGTACTAAGAAGCTGGTAATTCTCAAACCTGCGGTCAAAGAATCTGGAGGTCCAAGTCGTATAACCAACAGCGTAGCAGCTGGTTTCCAGATGATCGCTGCTCCACCTGCGCCATTCATTACTTCTGTGGCTCAAACTCAGAGCAGGAATGCGTTTTACAGTGctttgaagaagaaaacatcTACAAACATCTCAACTAGCTTTTGCATCTTCCCTTCTGTCGAGGAAAAAGCAGACATCTCTAAGGAGCTTGTAGCTAGTAACCCTTCATGCGTGCATGCTGCAGAAAGAGATGATGGTTTTGAACCGGCAGACCTTCCAGATGAAGAAGAGgcggagttccttaaatccctTGGGTGGGACGAAAACAATACTGAGGTAGAAGCCCTCACAGACGAGGAGATCAGAGCTTTCTATGAACAG CACAAGAAGTTGAAGCCATCACTGATGAAAAAGCTGCCAATCATTACTGAGGCAACTGAGGACGCAAATCCCAGCTCGTGA
- the LOC117133008 gene encoding uncharacterized protein LOC117133008 encodes MEKREPSLVPEWLRSTGNGSSVGSKNHILSSSARSDSSLLLNNNSKTRNPRTKATDVDSPPFLDRSCSTNSRRGSTKNAYSNFNVQRSNRDKDRSSRESYIDHPWDHDTSFPFGSFLNEVQLRRSNSMTSRKQDDHPGFSLGFKDGRSIFNRNGILPPAQSSERNQDVVRISSPCLSPAVVGGNSSLTPGEHWTSALAEVPIVIDKSASDPVAANVATLTGQTRNMAEALLQPPRTGTPPQESSKIQRLEDRALKLIPVLPSTPKGSVLSSSDKSKNKPMPRSGEIGPASFRNTHQHSSIRLGNLPSNAGGQIKPDTTKKMVVLKPAVKESASPRSTNNSLAAAAASQMIAAPSAPSTSSAQSTNNPRELKGASVNMPAEKKLSLAQTQSRNAFFSTLKKKETSTNISTSSCTISKELVASDPSSVERDDMVMERVEKVSERVSVFESTDLPDEEEAEFLKSLGWDENNTEVEALTDEEIRAFYEQHKEVKPSLMQTLPIIKEATEDATLNS; translated from the exons ATGGAGAAACGTGAACCCTCTTTGGTACCTGAATGGCTAAGAAGTACAGGGAATGGTTCTAGTGTTGGGAGTAAAAATCACATTCTATCATCCTCTGCTCGCTCTG aTTCTTCTTTGTTACTTAATAACAACAGCAAGACTAGGAACCCTAGGACCAAAGCCACCGATGTTGATTCTCCTCCTTTTCTTGATCGGTCTTGTTCCACCAATTCCCGGAGGGGCTCTACCAAAAATGCATATAGTAACTTCAATGTTCAAAGGAGCAATAGAGATAAAGATCGGAGCAGCAGGGAGAGCTACATAGACCACCCATGGGACCATGATACTTCTTTCCCTTTCGGTTCCTTCTTAAATGAAGTGCAGTTAAGGCGATCTAATTCTATGACATCAAGGAAACAGGACGACCACCCAGGGTTTTCTTTGGGTTTCAaagatggtagaagcattttcaACAGGAATGGTATACTTCCTCCTGCACAGAGCTCTGAGAGGAATCAAGACGTTGTAAGAATCTCATCTCCTTGTCTAAGTCCTGCTGTTGTTGGTGGTAACTCAAGCTTGACTCCTGGGGAACATTGGACATCGGCTCTGGCAGAGGTTCCCATTGTTATTGACAAGAGTGCTTCTGACCCCGTTGCTGCTAATGTTGCTACCTTAACGGGACAGACTCGTAACATGGCTGAAGCATTGTTGCAGCCTCCTAGAACTGGTACACCTCCCCAG GAATCTTCAAAGATACAAAGACTCGAGGACCGAGCTCTTAAGCTAATACCGGTTCTGCCTTCTACACCAAAGGGCtca GTTCTGAGCTCTTCTGATAAATCCAAGAACAAACCAATGCCTCGAAGTGGTGAAATTGGTCCTGCTTCTTTTAGAAATACCCATCAGCATTCCTCTATTCGGCTAGGTAATCTTCCTTCTAATGCTGGTGGTCAGATCAAGCCTGATACTACTAAGAAGATGGTGGTTCTCAAACCTGCCGTCAAAGAATCTGCAAGTCCACGTTCTACAAACAACAGCctcgctgctgctgctgctagcCAGATGATCGCTGCTCCATCTGCACCATCCACTTCTTCTGCGCAAAGTACAAACAATCCAAGGGAGCTCAAGGGAGCCTCGGTAAACATGCCAGCAGAAAAGAAGCTTTCCCTGGCTCAAACTCAGAGCAGGAATGCATTTTTCAGTACTTtaaagaagaaggagacatCCACAAACATCTCAACTAGCTCTTGCACCATCTCTAAGGAGCTTGTAGCTAGTGACCCTTCAAGTGTAGAAAGAGATGACATGGTCATGGAAAGGGTCGAGAAAGTTTCTGAGAGGGTTAGCGTTTTTGAATCGACAGACCTTCCAGATGAAGAAGAGgcggagttccttaaatccctTGGGTGGGACGAAAACAATACTGAGGTAGAAGCCCTCACAGACGAGGAGATCAGAGCCTTCTATGAACAG CACAAGGAGGTGAAGCCATCACTGATGCAAACGCTGCCTATCATTAAAGAGGCAACTGAGGACGCAACTCTCAACTCGTGA
- the LOC103858482 gene encoding uncharacterized protein LOC103858482 isoform X1 → MEKREPSLVPEWLRSTGNGSSVGSKNHILSSSARSDSSLLLNNNSKTRNPRTKATDVDSPPFLDRSCSTNSRRGSTKNAYSNFNVQRSNRDKDRSSRESYIDHPWDHDTSFPFGSFLNEVQLRRSNSMTSRKQDDHPGFSLGFKDGRSIFNRNGILPPAQSSERNQDVVRISSPCLSPAVVGGNSSLTPGEHWTSALAEVPIVIDKSASDPVAANVATLTGQTRNMAEALLQPPRTGTPPQESSKIQRLEDRALKLIPVLPSTPKGSVLSSSDKSKNKPMPRSGEIGPASFRNTHQHSSIRLGNLPSNAGGQIKPDTTKKMVVLKPAVKESASPRSTNNSLAAAAASQMIAAPSAPSTSSAQSTNNPRELKGASVNMPAEKKLSLAQTQSRNAFFSTLKKKETSTNISTSSCTISKELVASDPSSVERDDMVMERVEKVSERVSVFESTDLPDEEEAEFLKSLGWDENNTEVEALTDEEIRAFYEQHKEVKPSLMQTLPIIKEATEDATLNS, encoded by the exons aTTCTTCTTTGTTACTTAATAACAACAGCAAGACTAGGAACCCTAGGACCAAAGCCACCGATGTTGATTCTCCTCCTTTTCTTGATCGGTCTTGTTCCACCAATTCCCGGAGGGGCTCTACCAAAAATGCATATAGTAACTTCAATGTTCAAAGGAGCAATAGAGATAAAGATCGGAGCAGCAGGGAGAGCTACATAGACCACCCATGGGACCATGATACTTCTTTCCCTTTCGGTTCCTTCTTAAATGAAGTGCAGTTAAGGCGATCTAATTCTATGACATCAAGGAAACAGGACGACCACCCAGGGTTTTCTTTGGGTTTCAaagatggtagaagcattttcaACAGGAATGGTATACTTCCTCCTGCACAGAGCTCTGAGAGGAATCAAGACGTTGTAAGAATCTCATCTCCTTGTCTAAGTCCTGCTGTTGTTGGTGGTAACTCAAGCTTGACTCCTGGGGAACATTGGACATCGGCTCTGGCAGAGGTTCCCATTGTTATTGACAAGAGTGCTTCTGACCCCGTTGCTGCTAATGTTGCTACCTTAACGGGACAGACTCGTAACATGGCTGAAGCATTGTTGCAGCCTCCTAGAACTGGTACACCTCCCCAG GAATCTTCAAAGATACAAAGACTCGAGGACCGAGCTCTTAAGCTAATACCGGTTCTGCCTTCTACACCAAAGGGCtca GTTCTGAGCTCTTCTGATAAATCCAAGAACAAACCAATGCCTCGAAGTGGTGAAATTGGTCCTGCTTCTTTTAGAAATACCCATCAGCATTCCTCTATTCGGCTAGGTAATCTTCCTTCTAATGCTGGTGGTCAGATCAAGCCTGATACTACTAAGAAGATGGTGGTTCTCAAACCTGCCGTCAAAGAATCTGCAAGTCCACGTTCTACAAACAACAGCctcgctgctgctgctgctagcCAGATGATCGCTGCTCCATCTGCACCATCCACTTCTTCTGCGCAAAGTACAAACAATCCAAGGGAGCTCAAGGGAGCCTCGGTAAACATGCCAGCAGAAAAGAAGCTTTCCCTGGCTCAAACTCAGAGCAGGAATGCATTTTTCAGTACTTtaaagaagaaggagacatCCACAAACATCTCAACTAGCTCTTGCACCATCTCTAAGGAGCTTGTAGCTAGTGACCCTTCAAGTGTAGAAAGAGATGACATGGTCATGGAAAGGGTCGAGAAAGTTTCTGAGAGGGTTAGCGTTTTTGAATCGACAGACCTTCCAGATGAAGAAGAGgcggagttccttaaatccctTGGGTGGGACGAAAACAATACTGAGGTAGAAGCCCTCACAGACGAGGAGATCAGAGCCTTCTATGAACAG CACAAGGAGGTGAAGCCATCACTGATGCAAACGCTGCCTATCATTAAAGAGGCAACTGAGGACGCAACTCTCAACTCGTGA